Proteins co-encoded in one Thermomicrobiales bacterium genomic window:
- a CDS encoding SWIM zinc finger family protein: MTSVWTVTPLSIWRRMADKAGREGLRAYRLNGNPRYWAVSSKSDPTAAYEVTVHDGHLLCSCRGSEFRPYCKHRALVLQELGALEPFRDAA; this comes from the coding sequence ATGACGAGTGTCTGGACGGTAACCCCGCTATCGATCTGGCGGCGAATGGCCGACAAGGCCGGCCGCGAGGGACTCCGCGCATACCGCCTCAATGGCAACCCACGCTACTGGGCAGTATCGAGCAAGAGCGATCCGACGGCCGCATACGAGGTCACCGTCCACGATGGCCACTTACTCTGCTCGTGCCGTGGGAGTGAGTTCCGACCGTATTGCAAGCACCGCGCACTGGTGCTTCAGGAGCTCGGCGCGCTCGAACCGTTTCGCGACGCTGCGTAG
- the lpdA gene encoding dihydrolipoyl dehydrogenase has protein sequence MAQEQNVYDVLFLGGGTGGYVAAIRAAQLGMRVGVVEKDLVGGTCVHRGCIPAKALLKGASVAATVKGASTYGVTPGEISLDYSVTMANARKVVEQNYKGIQFLFRKHKIDTIEGYGVLTSPTTIRVQESDGASRELSAKNIIIDTGSTPRPIAGLDWDPKRVFNSDHATTEPYLPKRVIVRGGGATGLEFASTYRDFDCEVTLVGRVAPNEDEEVQKDLTRAFQRRGIRVIPNVRPTADDFEISDSGVKMRISPGGKEEIIEADALLVATGRYGNYEGIGLEDMGINVVDGYIAVDEYMRTNIPGVFAIGDVTGKQQLAHTAMHQGVVAVELIAGEKPHPLDYGKIPWVTYCAPEIGSVGLTEKKARDAGYNVQVGKFPLSANGKARIEGEAVGFAKLVVDGDTDQILGVHLLGGHATELIAEAGLAMMFEATAWELTITVHPHPTISEVIHEAALAVFGRPLHI, from the coding sequence ATGGCGCAGGAGCAGAACGTATACGATGTCCTCTTTCTCGGTGGCGGGACCGGTGGCTATGTTGCGGCGATTCGCGCCGCGCAGCTCGGCATGCGGGTCGGGGTCGTCGAGAAGGATCTCGTCGGCGGCACGTGCGTCCACCGCGGCTGCATCCCGGCGAAAGCGTTGCTGAAGGGCGCGTCAGTTGCGGCGACCGTCAAAGGCGCTAGCACGTATGGCGTGACGCCCGGTGAGATTTCGCTGGACTACTCGGTCACGATGGCAAACGCCCGAAAGGTCGTCGAACAGAACTACAAAGGTATCCAGTTTCTGTTCCGCAAGCACAAGATCGACACGATCGAGGGCTATGGCGTGCTGACCTCCCCGACCACGATCAGGGTCCAGGAGTCGGACGGCGCCTCGCGCGAGCTGTCGGCGAAGAACATTATCATCGACACCGGCTCGACGCCGCGCCCGATCGCCGGGCTGGACTGGGATCCCAAGCGGGTGTTCAACAGCGACCACGCTACGACCGAGCCATATCTTCCCAAGCGCGTGATTGTCCGTGGCGGCGGCGCGACGGGGCTGGAGTTTGCCAGCACCTATCGTGACTTTGATTGCGAGGTCACGCTTGTTGGGCGTGTCGCCCCGAACGAGGACGAAGAAGTCCAGAAGGATCTCACTCGCGCGTTCCAGCGCCGTGGCATCCGCGTCATTCCTAACGTGAGACCAACCGCCGATGACTTCGAAATCAGCGATTCCGGGGTCAAGATGCGGATCAGCCCCGGCGGAAAAGAAGAGATCATCGAGGCGGACGCGCTGCTGGTCGCGACTGGACGGTATGGCAATTACGAGGGTATTGGCCTCGAGGATATGGGCATCAACGTCGTCGATGGATATATCGCCGTGGACGAGTACATGCGAACCAACATCCCCGGCGTTTTTGCCATTGGCGATGTCACCGGCAAGCAGCAGCTGGCCCACACTGCGATGCACCAGGGTGTCGTCGCAGTCGAGCTGATCGCTGGCGAGAAGCCGCACCCGCTCGATTACGGCAAGATCCCCTGGGTTACCTACTGCGCCCCCGAGATTGGATCCGTCGGGTTGACCGAGAAGAAGGCGCGCGACGCCGGGTACAACGTCCAGGTCGGCAAGTTCCCATTATCAGCCAATGGCAAGGCGCGAATTGAGGGCGAGGCGGTCGGCTTCGCCAAGCTGGTCGTCGATGGCGACACCGATCAGATTCTCGGCGTCCACCTGCTGGGTGGCCACGCAACCGAGCTGATCGCTGAAGCGGGCCTGGCAATGATGTTCGAAGCCACCGCCTGGGAGTTGACGATCACTGTTCACCCGCACCCGACGATCTCCGAAGTGATCCACGAGGCCGCGCTCGCTGTATTCGGCCGGCCGCTCCATATTTAA
- a CDS encoding DUF2231 domain-containing protein, with product MIVSAVAFSLVAALDVLRVLAGADRLESLSNTLIIVGLVAGLPAAVIGTIERSQMPIGSAERRAATWRGVGNIVALVLIVAGWLTRTGDQGALGVGSLLLVWSGTVVMLVTGMIDSGLPTQPVARLGFSEDDRVEACQLPATTLASPAPPADERQIAHG from the coding sequence ATGATTGTGTCGGCTGTCGCGTTCTCGCTCGTTGCTGCTCTTGACGTGCTGCGCGTGCTCGCTGGCGCGGATCGTTTGGAGAGCTTATCGAACACGCTGATCATCGTCGGGCTCGTGGCTGGCTTGCCGGCCGCAGTCATCGGCACTATCGAACGGTCCCAGATGCCGATCGGGTCGGCCGAGAGGCGGGCGGCAACCTGGCGCGGCGTCGGGAACATCGTTGCGCTTGTCTTAATCGTGGCCGGTTGGTTGACCCGCACAGGTGATCAAGGCGCGCTGGGCGTGGGGTCGCTCCTGCTTGTCTGGTCTGGAACTGTGGTCATGTTGGTGACCGGCATGATCGATAGCGGGCTTCCGACGCAGCCGGTCGCGCGCCTCGGCTTCTCGGAGGACGATCGTGTTGAGGCGTGCCAGCTACCAGCGACGACACTTGCGTCGCCAGCGCCACCCGCCGATGAGCGTCAGATTGCTCATGGCTAG
- a CDS encoding thiamine pyrophosphate-dependent dehydrogenase E1 component subunit alpha, translating to MASNGSGGAATVSRDVVGDLSHDDLRRLYETMVLARQLDERMWLLNRSGRAPFVISVQGHEAAQVGMGFALDPSKDWLFPYYRDLALVLHFGHTPRDAMLSLLSRAAEPNSGGRQMPGHYGSREHHFYTVSSPVGSQIAQAPGFALAAKMRGEDTVVVTSIGEGGTSQGDFHEGLNWASIHKLGVIFFVQNNHYAISVPMDMEMAVKTVAERAAAYGMPGVRVDGADAVEVYLAAREAVARARRGDGPTLFEAVMNRMTPHSSDDDDRFYRSREEVQSYKQRDPLVITRQRLLDLGALDDAHEAEILARVKAAVNDATDYAEQAPLPDPSEAFKHVYAEEGRTV from the coding sequence ATGGCGAGCAATGGCTCAGGCGGTGCGGCAACGGTATCCCGCGATGTGGTGGGAGATCTGTCGCACGACGATTTGCGGCGTTTGTACGAGACGATGGTTCTCGCACGTCAGCTTGACGAACGGATGTGGTTGCTCAATCGCTCCGGTCGCGCGCCGTTCGTGATCTCGGTCCAGGGCCACGAGGCTGCCCAGGTTGGGATGGGATTCGCGCTCGATCCATCGAAGGACTGGCTGTTCCCGTACTACCGCGACCTCGCGCTCGTCCTCCACTTTGGTCACACTCCCCGCGACGCAATGCTCTCGCTGCTCAGTCGGGCGGCCGAGCCGAACTCTGGCGGCCGGCAGATGCCGGGTCACTACGGCTCACGCGAGCACCACTTCTACACAGTCTCCAGCCCGGTCGGCTCACAGATCGCCCAGGCGCCGGGGTTCGCGCTGGCCGCGAAGATGCGCGGCGAAGACACCGTTGTTGTCACCTCGATCGGGGAGGGCGGAACGTCTCAGGGCGACTTCCATGAGGGGCTCAACTGGGCCTCGATTCACAAGCTTGGCGTGATCTTCTTTGTCCAGAACAATCACTATGCCATCTCCGTCCCGATGGACATGGAGATGGCGGTAAAGACGGTCGCCGAGCGCGCGGCCGCCTACGGCATGCCAGGCGTGCGTGTCGATGGCGCCGACGCGGTCGAGGTGTACCTCGCTGCGCGTGAGGCGGTTGCACGGGCGCGACGCGGTGACGGACCAACGCTCTTTGAGGCGGTCATGAACCGGATGACCCCACACTCGTCGGACGACGACGATCGGTTCTATCGCAGCCGCGAAGAGGTTCAGTCGTACAAGCAGCGCGACCCGCTCGTCATTACCCGCCAGCGATTGCTCGATCTTGGCGCGCTGGACGATGCGCATGAGGCGGAGATACTGGCTCGGGTAAAGGCCGCCGTGAACGACGCAACAGACTACGCAGAGCAGGCTCCGCTCCCGGATCCGAGCGAGGCGTTCAAGCACGTCTACGCCGAAGAGGGCCGAACGGTCTAG
- a CDS encoding alpha-ketoacid dehydrogenase subunit beta, whose translation MATKLLIEAIREGLHQEMAHDERVMVLGEDVGQRGGVFRVTDGLLAEFGHMRVIDAPLAESSIIGVAIGAAANGMLPVAEIQFLDFIHPAMNQIMNEAAKTRYRSGGDFECPIVIRAPYGGGIHGALYHSQSLEALFTHIPGLKVVAPVDPYDAKGLLSTAIHDPDPVLFLEHKRAYRAVRADVPDERYTVPLGKARIVREGSDMTIISYGWYLQEVVQAVDRYTQEQQATIEVIDLRSLRPLDTTTILESVMKTGKVIIVHEANKFGGLGGEIAATIAEEAFGYLDGPIVRVASPEVPAMPYSPPLEKAYLITADDIRLAIDRLAAY comes from the coding sequence GTGGCAACGAAGCTACTGATTGAGGCGATTCGTGAGGGTCTCCATCAAGAGATGGCGCACGACGAGCGTGTGATGGTGCTCGGAGAGGATGTCGGTCAACGCGGTGGTGTCTTTCGGGTTACCGACGGACTCCTGGCGGAGTTTGGCCATATGCGTGTCATCGACGCGCCGCTAGCCGAGTCGTCGATCATCGGCGTCGCCATCGGCGCGGCTGCGAACGGCATGCTGCCGGTGGCCGAAATCCAGTTCCTCGACTTCATCCATCCGGCCATGAATCAGATCATGAACGAGGCGGCAAAGACCCGGTATCGATCTGGTGGCGATTTCGAGTGTCCGATCGTTATCCGCGCGCCATACGGCGGGGGTATCCACGGGGCGCTATATCACTCGCAATCCCTTGAGGCGTTATTCACGCATATCCCCGGCCTGAAGGTGGTTGCCCCGGTTGACCCCTACGACGCGAAGGGCCTGCTCAGCACCGCGATTCACGATCCGGACCCGGTGCTGTTCCTGGAGCACAAGCGAGCCTATCGCGCCGTCCGCGCCGATGTGCCGGACGAGCGCTACACGGTGCCATTGGGCAAGGCCAGGATCGTCCGCGAGGGTTCGGACATGACGATCATCTCCTACGGCTGGTATCTCCAGGAGGTCGTTCAGGCGGTGGATCGCTATACGCAAGAGCAACAGGCAACGATTGAGGTGATCGATCTGCGATCCCTGCGACCACTGGACACGACAACGATCCTCGAGTCGGTGATGAAGACCGGGAAGGTCATCATCGTCCACGAGGCCAACAAGTTCGGTGGTCTCGGTGGGGAGATCGCGGCGACCATCGCCGAAGAGGCATTCGGGTACCTCGATGGGCCGATTGTGCGCGTGGCCAGCCCGGAGGTCCCGGCGATGCCGTATTCGCCTCCGCTGGAGAAGGCGTACCTGATCACTGCCGATGACATTCGCCTGGCGATCGACAGGCTCGCCGCCTACTAG
- a CDS encoding glycosyltransferase family 87 protein — translation MNHVTRWSIVFLVVMQCVVLAGMLRRDGPFDHVGMDYLTTWVASDMLLHGEARHLYDTRAQWAAELPIIEQYNVHWDDRVMHPYLAPPLLAIFALPLGLLSPVVALTLWMLLAIGAVALAVRGMASAFEIDWREIAPLVFGSMPLFVLVMLGQADGLLALGFAAFVVLLRRGHEGRAGMALAVLALKPQLLLAPIVYLAITGRRRALIAAALTGLVEAVISVAIIGIGGVRDELAVSRRMAGPAGDAVINVPGMLNIRAAVFRLLPSDLTALQGPLVVGLTLLVLVISARIWRQSDAREVSLFGIGLLAITTVLTALHAHYHTGVIALLGVGLVAAALRERGDGHTARRLTSITWVSFSVVPFLMYVFVESSRAPAALGTVILIGVWVWLIRDLAPRRREAQVRARVPAQSAQMSVGSSGDRQGG, via the coding sequence GTGAATCACGTCACCAGGTGGTCCATCGTCTTCCTCGTTGTCATGCAGTGCGTGGTTCTTGCGGGAATGCTCCGTCGGGACGGCCCTTTCGACCACGTCGGGATGGACTACCTGACCACATGGGTCGCGTCCGATATGCTCCTGCACGGAGAGGCCCGGCATCTCTACGACACGCGCGCACAGTGGGCCGCCGAGCTCCCGATCATCGAACAATACAACGTCCACTGGGACGATCGTGTGATGCATCCGTACCTTGCGCCACCGCTGTTAGCCATTTTCGCGCTGCCGCTCGGGCTTCTTTCCCCTGTCGTCGCATTAACGCTCTGGATGCTGCTCGCCATCGGCGCGGTAGCGTTGGCAGTTCGCGGGATGGCATCGGCGTTCGAAATCGACTGGCGTGAGATCGCGCCCCTCGTGTTCGGTTCGATGCCGCTCTTCGTGTTGGTAATGCTCGGGCAGGCCGACGGGCTGCTGGCGCTTGGCTTCGCGGCGTTTGTCGTGTTGCTGCGACGCGGACACGAAGGACGCGCCGGCATGGCGCTGGCGGTGCTCGCGCTGAAGCCGCAGCTCCTCCTGGCGCCGATTGTCTATCTGGCGATTACTGGCCGGCGAAGGGCGTTGATCGCAGCTGCACTGACTGGCCTGGTCGAAGCCGTGATCTCGGTCGCGATCATAGGCATCGGTGGGGTTCGCGACGAGTTGGCCGTTTCGCGACGGATGGCCGGCCCGGCCGGCGATGCCGTCATCAACGTGCCTGGCATGCTGAACATCCGCGCCGCAGTCTTTCGCCTCCTCCCGTCGGACCTGACGGCCTTGCAGGGGCCGCTTGTCGTCGGCCTGACATTGCTGGTCCTCGTCATCTCTGCCCGAATCTGGCGGCAGTCTGACGCTCGTGAGGTTTCTTTATTCGGGATCGGGCTCCTGGCGATCACGACCGTGCTGACGGCTCTCCACGCCCACTATCACACCGGTGTGATCGCGTTGCTCGGCGTCGGGCTGGTGGCTGCCGCGCTTCGCGAGCGTGGCGACGGTCATACAGCGCGTCGCCTCACGTCGATTACCTGGGTCAGCTTCTCGGTAGTTCCGTTTCTGATGTATGTCTTTGTGGAATCTTCGCGAGCGCCGGCTGCGCTGGGCACCGTGATACTCATCGGGGTGTGGGTCTGGCTGATCCGTGATCTCGCGCCGCGGCGGCGCGAGGCGCAGGTGAGGGCACGGGTCCCCGCGCAGTCGGCGCAGATGTCGGTTGGTTCCTCTGGCGACCGGCAGGGCGGCTAA
- a CDS encoding dihydrolipoamide acetyltransferase family protein: MSSTKQGTTITMPKLGESVTEGTLGAWLKQVGDTVEKYEPLVEVVTDKVTAEIPAPISGTIVAIVGDEGATIPVGGTICVIDEGGEAATTDTSAPTQTAVDTEPGVATLTERVPPDQLAPSVSAMSSGDLTHARANRDEREMLRIRSSPIVRRLAEEHEIDLSTIGGAGLGGRVTKADILAEIERRRQQPAAYAAPPVAPLPPLVQPPVAPPVPFAAPQFAAPQVELWPGDEVVDASIMRRQIAEHMVRSVQTAPHVTVWMEVDMTNVMAVRNRHKDEFARREGFGLTYFPFLVRVVTNALREHPNVNAVWDNGRIIRRKAVNIGVAVALEEGLIVPVIANADEKNVVGIARAVHDLAERARTNRLSADEVHGGTFTLNNPGTLGSLFSTPIIVQPQSAILSMEAIVKRVVVVDDAIAIRPMMNLSLSIDHRLLDGLAATRFLATVKRGLETYPTDASIY; encoded by the coding sequence ATGTCCAGCACGAAACAAGGCACGACGATTACGATGCCAAAGCTCGGCGAGAGCGTCACCGAGGGCACGCTTGGCGCATGGCTGAAGCAGGTGGGCGATACGGTCGAGAAATACGAGCCGCTGGTCGAGGTCGTGACCGACAAGGTAACGGCGGAGATCCCTGCGCCGATCTCTGGCACGATCGTCGCGATCGTCGGCGACGAAGGCGCGACGATCCCGGTTGGTGGCACGATCTGCGTGATCGACGAAGGCGGCGAAGCCGCGACGACCGACACCAGCGCTCCGACTCAGACCGCCGTGGACACTGAGCCGGGGGTGGCGACGCTGACCGAGCGGGTCCCCCCCGATCAGCTTGCTCCTTCCGTGTCAGCGATGTCATCCGGCGATCTCACCCATGCTCGCGCGAACCGCGACGAGCGTGAGATGTTGCGCATTCGGTCGTCGCCGATCGTCCGTCGGCTCGCCGAAGAGCACGAGATCGACTTGTCGACAATCGGCGGCGCCGGCCTTGGAGGCCGGGTGACCAAGGCAGACATCCTGGCCGAGATCGAGCGTCGGCGACAACAGCCGGCCGCGTATGCTGCGCCGCCAGTCGCGCCACTGCCACCGCTGGTCCAGCCGCCCGTTGCGCCTCCGGTTCCGTTTGCCGCGCCACAGTTCGCTGCCCCGCAGGTCGAGCTCTGGCCAGGTGATGAGGTCGTCGACGCCAGCATCATGCGTCGCCAGATCGCGGAGCATATGGTCCGCTCGGTTCAGACCGCCCCGCACGTGACGGTCTGGATGGAGGTAGACATGACCAACGTCATGGCCGTCCGCAACCGGCATAAGGATGAGTTTGCCCGACGCGAAGGCTTCGGGCTGACCTACTTCCCGTTCCTCGTCCGCGTCGTTACCAACGCGCTCCGCGAGCACCCGAATGTGAACGCCGTCTGGGATAACGGTCGAATCATCCGACGGAAGGCAGTCAATATCGGTGTCGCGGTTGCCTTGGAGGAGGGGCTGATCGTCCCGGTAATCGCGAACGCCGACGAGAAAAACGTTGTCGGAATCGCACGCGCGGTCCACGACCTTGCCGAACGCGCACGGACCAACCGCCTGTCGGCCGATGAGGTGCACGGGGGGACATTCACCCTGAACAATCCCGGCACGCTCGGCTCGCTATTCTCGACGCCGATCATCGTCCAACCACAGAGCGCGATCCTTTCGATGGAGGCGATCGTCAAGCGAGTGGTCGTCGTCGACGACGCGATCGCCATCCGGCCGATGATGAATCTGTCGCTTTCGATCGATCATCGTCTGCTCGACGGGCTCGCGGCGACCCGTTTCCTGGCCACCGTCAAGCGCGGCCTCGAGACCTATCCGACCGACGCGTCGATCTACTGA